One Pseudomonas rhizophila DNA window includes the following coding sequences:
- a CDS encoding TauD/TfdA family dioxygenase: protein MTSIEHLNGRSELFSMAPTDASAQSLPLLVQGASGQSIHDLDASIRDSLAHALTTVGGVLFRGFTVATPIDFKRFAASFGTPLASYEFGSTPRSKVFAGVYSSTEYPAHQFIPLHNEQAYTRPWPSRIWFHCIKASETGGETPIADSRLIYQRMPAEIRELFASRELLYVRNYSGALDLPWEKVFNTQDRAQVERYCRDNDIEWEWKADGDLRTRQRCAAVQQHPDTGEWVWFNQAHLFHVSAIEPSVRASLLAAVGEENLPRHVYFGDGSAIADDMLDTVREVYRETAISFPWQPGDILMLDNRLVAHGRNPFTGDRKVIVAMA, encoded by the coding sequence ATGACCTCAATCGAACACCTGAACGGGCGTTCCGAGCTTTTTTCCATGGCGCCCACGGATGCAAGCGCCCAGTCGCTACCCCTGCTGGTGCAGGGGGCATCGGGACAGTCGATCCACGATCTGGACGCCTCGATTCGCGACAGCCTGGCTCATGCCCTGACCACGGTTGGCGGCGTGTTGTTTCGCGGTTTCACGGTCGCCACGCCCATCGATTTCAAGCGCTTCGCCGCCAGCTTCGGTACACCGCTGGCCAGTTACGAATTCGGCTCCACGCCACGCAGCAAGGTCTTCGCCGGGGTCTATAGCTCCACGGAATACCCGGCCCATCAATTCATACCCTTGCACAACGAGCAGGCCTACACCCGCCCTTGGCCTTCGCGCATCTGGTTTCACTGCATCAAGGCCAGTGAAACCGGCGGCGAGACCCCGATTGCCGACAGCCGCCTGATCTACCAGCGCATGCCCGCCGAGATCCGCGAGCTGTTCGCCAGCCGCGAGTTGCTCTATGTACGCAACTACAGCGGCGCCCTGGACCTGCCTTGGGAAAAAGTCTTCAACACCCAGGACCGTGCCCAGGTCGAACGCTACTGCCGGGACAATGACATCGAGTGGGAATGGAAAGCCGATGGCGACCTGCGCACCCGCCAGCGTTGCGCCGCCGTGCAGCAGCATCCCGATACCGGTGAATGGGTCTGGTTCAACCAGGCGCACCTGTTCCATGTCTCGGCCATCGAACCGAGCGTACGCGCCAGCCTGCTGGCAGCGGTGGGTGAAGAGAACCTGCCGCGCCATGTCTATTTCGGCGACGGCTCGGCCATTGCCGACGACATGCTCGACACCGTGCGCGAGGTTTACCGCGAGACTGCCATCAGTTTCCCCTGGCAACCGGGCGATATCCTGATGCTCGACAACCGACTGGTGGCACACGGTCGCAATCCTTTCACCGGTGACCGCAAAGTCATCGTGGCCATGGCGTGA
- a CDS encoding condensation domain-containing protein, giving the protein MFSFKHWIEVLEANAQHFPQRAALHFLPDGVNIGETLTFAQLHEQSQSLAAALQARYAPGDRVLLMLPSSLDYARAFCACLYAGLIAVPLFPPPSRKPRHLDRVRNVVVDAEPALILAPADHCESLQELVEGRVDVLTVQHLGTPPASQWQRPAIDGSTVAFLQYTSGSTGSPKGVEVRQRNLIANVELMRQAYDFDEHGAMVNWLPLYHDMGLIGGMLAPLYSGMPCYLMASQTFVNAPSTWLQALSRYRATASFAPNFAYALCNRVVSDNLIAQLDLSNWKHAINGAEPIHPGTLEAFAQRFAACGLNPLAISPGYGQAEATLCVSATPADALPVVLRLDKAVLESGRVALAAADAAAVEFVACGYPQALHSIAIVDPHTFERCAADHIGEVWLKGPSNAESYWNNPEATREAFEARIVGSSEHYLRSGDLGFMHEGQVVICGRLKDLLILNGRNLYPHDIEFAITDAEPGIRTGRIAAFAQMDPALGREKLVIVAEPQRKFVDPAHHPALFASMQNAVREAADCGIDQIVLVQAGTIPMTTSGKIARQGARKQLAAGTLSIIAQSGGTLASNDEPLDLAQLKSLATETSQQAQAACRQWLEQTLHAVNPYFSADFDLSLIGQGLDSIGVADFAARLHRDLGWNLDTQSLFGETTLGQWALDLHAFLNDPTPTADAPTEQTNPSQGHQSFAQRRLWFLRQLNPDDTRHNLVLHLRLQGPLDIETLALRLNTLVERHGVLRTVYRDSVDGPQQQVLPATAVALVHHDVREQNQAQQQQTLDERLAQEHATPVDLQAGPVLRAQLLSRHDQQHDLLLTLHHIAFDGRSAQILLAELAGSADAALPGQYLAFAQWEALHWSEQRIATEQGFWREHLAGMPQTLELGGSGQAPGEYSLDFNVPQTGCERLAALAREQGMTLFMLLLASYQLVLKQLGGQPQFLLGTDVSGRPLAEHNDVIGFFVNQLTLRCDLRGEATLAGFLEQVRDESRLAYAHQGLPFDLVVSALAPQRRPGHSPLFQVKLNYQPSRVTPTAIAGAQLSALEVAQAPGDFHLVLDLVHGDEGLAATLKYRGEYFDRDRALRLRHLWTRLLEQMHSLLDEPLPAVAERIDSWDQAFTRERQQSQALAGRSQMMQAKRRSLSL; this is encoded by the coding sequence ATGTTTTCATTCAAACATTGGATCGAGGTGCTGGAAGCCAACGCCCAGCACTTCCCTCAGCGTGCTGCCCTGCATTTCTTGCCGGACGGTGTAAACATCGGCGAAACCCTGACCTTTGCCCAACTGCACGAGCAGTCCCAGTCCCTGGCGGCCGCGCTGCAAGCGCGTTATGCGCCGGGTGATCGCGTGCTGTTGATGCTGCCCAGCAGCCTCGACTACGCCCGCGCCTTCTGTGCCTGCCTATATGCGGGCCTGATTGCCGTGCCGTTGTTTCCGCCACCGTCGCGCAAACCGCGCCACCTCGACCGCGTCCGCAACGTGGTAGTGGATGCCGAGCCGGCGCTGATTCTGGCACCGGCGGATCATTGCGAAAGCCTGCAGGAACTGGTGGAGGGCCGCGTCGATGTGCTGACCGTCCAGCACCTGGGCACACCACCGGCCAGCCAGTGGCAACGCCCGGCTATCGACGGTTCGACCGTAGCCTTCCTGCAATACACCTCGGGCTCGACCGGCTCGCCAAAAGGCGTCGAGGTGCGTCAGCGCAACCTGATCGCCAACGTCGAACTGATGCGCCAGGCGTACGATTTCGACGAGCACGGCGCCATGGTCAACTGGCTGCCGCTGTATCACGACATGGGCCTGATCGGCGGCATGTTGGCTCCGCTCTACAGCGGCATGCCGTGCTACCTGATGGCTTCCCAGACCTTCGTCAATGCGCCGTCGACCTGGCTGCAGGCATTGAGTCGCTACCGGGCCACCGCCAGCTTCGCCCCCAACTTCGCCTATGCCCTGTGCAACCGCGTGGTCAGCGACAACCTGATCGCACAGCTGGACCTGAGCAACTGGAAACACGCCATCAACGGCGCAGAGCCGATCCATCCCGGCACCCTGGAAGCCTTCGCCCAGCGTTTTGCCGCCTGCGGCCTGAACCCGTTGGCCATCAGCCCCGGTTATGGCCAGGCCGAAGCAACGCTGTGCGTCAGCGCCACGCCGGCCGATGCGCTGCCGGTGGTGCTGCGCCTGGACAAAGCCGTGCTGGAGAGCGGTCGCGTGGCCCTGGCCGCTGCCGATGCCGCCGCGGTGGAGTTCGTCGCCTGCGGTTATCCGCAAGCCTTGCACAGCATCGCCATCGTCGACCCGCACACCTTCGAACGCTGCGCCGCCGATCACATCGGCGAAGTCTGGCTCAAGGGTCCGAGCAACGCCGAATCCTACTGGAACAATCCCGAGGCCACTCGTGAAGCCTTTGAGGCACGGATAGTCGGCTCATCGGAACATTACCTGCGCTCCGGCGACCTGGGCTTCATGCACGAAGGCCAGGTGGTGATCTGCGGGCGGCTCAAGGACCTGTTGATTCTCAATGGGCGCAACCTTTACCCCCACGACATCGAATTCGCCATTACCGACGCCGAGCCGGGCATCCGTACCGGACGCATCGCCGCCTTCGCGCAAATGGACCCGGCACTGGGCCGCGAGAAACTGGTGATTGTCGCCGAGCCGCAACGCAAGTTCGTCGACCCGGCGCATCATCCGGCGCTGTTCGCGTCGATGCAAAACGCTGTGCGCGAAGCCGCCGACTGCGGCATCGACCAGATTGTGCTGGTGCAAGCCGGCACCATCCCGATGACCACCAGCGGCAAGATCGCCCGCCAAGGTGCGCGCAAACAACTGGCCGCCGGCACGTTGAGCATCATCGCCCAGAGCGGTGGAACGCTGGCCTCGAACGACGAGCCCCTTGACCTTGCCCAGCTCAAAAGCCTGGCGACCGAAACGTCGCAACAGGCCCAAGCCGCCTGCCGCCAATGGCTGGAACAGACGCTGCACGCGGTCAATCCGTATTTTTCCGCCGACTTCGACCTCAGCCTGATCGGCCAGGGCCTGGATTCCATCGGCGTGGCCGACTTTGCCGCGCGCCTGCACAGGGACCTGGGTTGGAACCTCGATACCCAAAGCCTGTTCGGGGAAACCACCCTGGGGCAATGGGCGCTGGACCTGCACGCTTTCCTCAATGATCCAACGCCAACGGCCGATGCTCCCACCGAGCAGACCAACCCCAGTCAGGGGCATCAGTCGTTCGCCCAGCGTCGCTTGTGGTTCCTGCGCCAACTGAACCCGGATGACACCCGCCACAACCTGGTACTGCACCTGCGCCTGCAAGGTCCGCTGGACATCGAGACGTTGGCCCTGCGACTGAACACGCTGGTCGAGCGTCACGGCGTGTTGCGCACGGTGTACCGCGACAGTGTCGATGGCCCGCAACAACAGGTGTTGCCGGCCACGGCTGTGGCGCTGGTCCATCATGATGTGCGTGAGCAGAACCAAGCGCAGCAACAGCAGACGTTGGACGAACGCCTGGCCCAAGAACACGCCACCCCGGTCGATCTGCAAGCCGGCCCAGTGCTGCGAGCGCAGTTGCTCAGCCGCCATGACCAACAGCATGACCTACTGTTGACGCTGCACCACATCGCCTTCGACGGACGCTCGGCGCAAATATTGTTGGCAGAACTGGCGGGTTCGGCGGACGCCGCGCTGCCGGGGCAATACCTGGCTTTCGCCCAATGGGAAGCCCTGCACTGGAGCGAACAGCGAATCGCCACCGAGCAAGGCTTCTGGCGCGAACACCTGGCCGGCATGCCGCAAACGTTGGAACTGGGTGGCAGCGGCCAGGCCCCGGGCGAATACAGCCTGGACTTCAACGTGCCGCAGACCGGCTGTGAGCGCTTGGCAGCGCTGGCCCGTGAACAAGGCATGACGTTGTTCATGTTGTTGCTGGCCAGCTACCAACTGGTCCTCAAGCAACTGGGCGGCCAGCCGCAGTTCCTGTTGGGCACCGACGTCAGCGGCCGACCGCTGGCAGAGCACAACGACGTCATCGGTTTCTTCGTCAACCAGTTGACCCTGCGCTGTGACTTGCGCGGCGAAGCGACCCTGGCCGGTTTCCTTGAGCAGGTTCGCGATGAGTCGCGCCTGGCCTATGCCCATCAAGGCCTGCCTTTTGATCTGGTGGTCTCGGCACTCGCGCCGCAGCGCCGCCCCGGTCACTCGCCGCTGTTCCAGGTCAAGCTCAACTATCAACCGTCACGGGTGACCCCGACCGCCATCGCTGGCGCGCAGTTGTCCGCGCTGGAGGTGGCCCAGGCACCGGGGGATTTCCACCTGGTGCTCGACCTGGTGCACGGCGACGAAGGCCTCGCCGCGACCCTCAAGTATCGCGGCGAATACTTCGACCGGGACCGTGCCTTGCGCCTGCGACACCTGTGGACGCGCCTGCTGGAGCAGATGCACAGCCTGCTGGACGAGCCGTTGCCGGCAGTGGCCGAGCGCATCGACAGCTGGGATCAGGCCTTTACCCGGGAGCGACAGCAGTCCCAGGCGCTGGCCGGTCGCAGCCAGATGATGCAAGCCAAACGTCGCTCCTTGTCCCTTTAA
- a CDS encoding non-ribosomal peptide synthetase yields MSGLQGFRISPQQASVYPHTHGAAQHPFSCHLQWSLSQPLDVDALNNRLQALVAGSEILRTRLMPVPGLRHPVQVIDEAGSLAVNLQDLRQHSRADQDAALAQLATQPRDWTTPLWVTLVRLSDEQGVLDLAAASSHFDLASLKWLAAALLQDTATDLSETLQYADYAEWRWSLVEDAPDHPGVSFWKPAGDTEQATLQLPLESPLDGGFAPTRLELTLPADLARHPALTPELLLAAWAAVLGRLAGQQQVPLTLIHESRGAELENTLGLFEQCLPVSIELDAQATLLEQSTQVAATLERLIGWQDYYTGDHHAGYAFAWRSGDARERHASAVMNPLKACLNVRQLPDSLHAQVVYDRHVLSADAVGCLAEQWLQLLHGALAEPQRGWAQLPLGGALQAQLIGAGASAPSIEPVTLVELIARQVRQQPNAIALSDQDGDLSYSRLDACATQLAHQLVAAGIGPGVPVGILFARSNAAIVAMLAVLKAGGAYVPVDPTYPADRRAYMLTDSAIAHIVVSAELADSVPANLQRFVLDELTTQDLGDCPALPLPDANDLAYLIYTSGSTGAPKAVEISHGALSFSTQVRMAAYETPVRAYLLLSSFAFDSSVAGIFWTLAQGGRLVLPAPGEELEMARLAQLIAQHQVSHGLSLPSLYQALLDQLQRSGGTDSLACWIVAGEACPPSLIAQHSKTLPRAHLVNEYGPTEATVWATYEVLDPSRNVSIGRPIAGMDLRLLNEFDTACGIGEPGEIVLAGPTLARGYRHKPEETAKAFVTLADGTRAYRTGDLACWLADGRLAFLGRKDHQVKVRGYRIELGEIERQLCSHSDVREAAVIVQEHAAGKRLLAYVLAAHGYAPDSEAIKRFLGERLPSYMVPALVLTLTSFPRTPNGKLDTRQLPDPEQLDESAHVAPRNAMETTLQAIVAKVLKLSTVSVTDNFFAIGGDSILSLQVVAQAHEQGIALSAKQVFERQTVAAMAEVAQPLHPSAAEPQADSTEFSASGLSDDEMQALMAELDEANL; encoded by the coding sequence ATGAGCGGACTTCAAGGTTTTCGTATTTCCCCGCAACAGGCATCGGTTTACCCCCACACCCACGGCGCAGCGCAGCACCCGTTCAGCTGTCATTTGCAATGGTCGCTGTCACAACCGCTGGACGTCGATGCACTGAACAACCGCCTGCAGGCACTGGTGGCCGGCAGCGAGATCCTGCGCACACGCCTGATGCCCGTGCCAGGCCTGCGCCACCCGGTGCAGGTGATTGACGAAGCCGGCTCACTGGCGGTGAACCTCCAGGACCTGCGCCAGCACAGCCGCGCCGACCAGGACGCCGCACTGGCTCAGCTCGCCACCCAGCCCCGTGACTGGACAACCCCGCTGTGGGTGACCCTGGTGCGCCTGTCCGATGAGCAAGGCGTGCTGGACCTCGCGGCGGCCAGCAGCCACTTCGACCTCGCCAGCCTGAAATGGCTGGCCGCTGCATTGCTGCAAGACACTGCCACGGACCTGTCCGAAACCCTGCAGTACGCCGATTACGCCGAATGGCGCTGGAGCCTGGTGGAAGACGCACCGGATCATCCGGGCGTGAGCTTCTGGAAACCTGCGGGCGACACCGAACAGGCCACCTTGCAGCTGCCGCTGGAATCGCCCCTCGATGGTGGATTTGCGCCGACCCGACTGGAGCTGACGCTGCCGGCCGACCTCGCCCGTCACCCGGCCCTGACCCCGGAACTGCTGCTGGCGGCATGGGCAGCGGTCCTGGGACGACTGGCCGGCCAGCAACAGGTGCCACTCACTCTGATCCATGAAAGTCGCGGCGCGGAACTGGAGAACACCCTGGGCCTGTTCGAACAGTGCCTGCCCGTGAGCATCGAACTGGATGCCCAGGCGACTCTGCTGGAGCAAAGCACGCAAGTGGCCGCCACCCTGGAACGGCTGATTGGCTGGCAAGACTATTACACCGGCGACCACCACGCCGGATACGCTTTTGCCTGGCGCTCCGGCGATGCCCGGGAGCGCCACGCCAGTGCGGTCATGAACCCGTTGAAGGCTTGCCTGAACGTCCGCCAGTTGCCCGACAGCCTGCACGCGCAGGTTGTCTACGACCGCCATGTCCTCAGCGCCGACGCTGTGGGCTGCCTCGCCGAACAATGGCTGCAACTGCTGCACGGCGCCCTGGCCGAACCGCAACGGGGCTGGGCCCAATTGCCCCTGGGTGGCGCGCTGCAAGCGCAGTTGATCGGCGCCGGCGCGAGCGCACCCTCCATCGAACCGGTGACGCTGGTGGAATTGATTGCCCGTCAGGTTCGCCAACAACCGAACGCCATCGCCCTCAGCGACCAGGACGGTGACCTGAGCTACAGCCGCCTCGACGCCTGCGCCACGCAACTGGCCCATCAACTGGTCGCCGCCGGCATCGGTCCAGGGGTGCCCGTCGGCATCCTGTTCGCCCGCAGCAACGCAGCCATTGTCGCCATGCTCGCGGTCTTGAAAGCCGGTGGCGCCTATGTGCCCGTCGATCCGACCTACCCGGCCGACCGCCGCGCCTACATGCTCACCGACAGCGCCATCGCCCACATCGTGGTCAGCGCCGAACTGGCCGACAGCGTGCCGGCCAACCTGCAACGCTTCGTGCTGGATGAGCTGACAACACAGGACCTCGGCGACTGTCCGGCACTGCCCTTGCCGGACGCCAACGACCTCGCCTACCTGATCTACACCTCCGGCTCTACCGGTGCGCCGAAAGCCGTGGAAATCAGCCACGGCGCCTTGAGTTTCTCGACCCAAGTGCGCATGGCGGCCTATGAGACCCCGGTGCGCGCCTACCTGTTGTTGTCGTCGTTTGCCTTCGACAGTTCGGTCGCCGGGATTTTCTGGACCCTGGCCCAAGGCGGACGCCTGGTATTGCCCGCCCCAGGCGAAGAGCTGGAGATGGCCCGCCTGGCGCAGTTGATTGCCCAGCACCAGGTCAGCCACGGCCTGTCGCTGCCGTCGCTGTACCAGGCCCTGCTCGATCAATTGCAGCGCAGCGGGGGAACCGACAGCCTGGCCTGCTGGATCGTCGCGGGTGAGGCTTGCCCACCATCGCTGATCGCGCAACACAGCAAGACCCTGCCACGCGCACATCTGGTGAACGAATACGGTCCCACTGAGGCCACCGTCTGGGCCACCTATGAGGTGTTGGACCCAAGCCGGAACGTCAGCATCGGCCGTCCGATCGCCGGCATGGACCTGCGCCTGCTGAATGAATTCGACACGGCTTGCGGCATTGGCGAACCGGGTGAAATCGTCCTCGCCGGCCCCACCCTGGCCCGCGGCTATCGCCACAAACCCGAAGAAACCGCCAAGGCCTTCGTCACCCTGGCCGACGGCACTCGCGCCTACCGCACCGGCGACCTGGCGTGCTGGCTAGCCGACGGGCGCCTGGCATTCCTGGGGCGCAAGGACCATCAGGTCAAGGTGCGCGGCTACCGCATCGAGCTGGGCGAAATCGAACGCCAATTGTGCAGCCACAGCGATGTGCGCGAAGCCGCGGTGATCGTCCAGGAACACGCCGCCGGCAAGCGCTTGCTCGCCTATGTCCTGGCCGCCCACGGCTACGCACCGGACTCGGAGGCGATCAAGCGTTTCCTCGGCGAGCGTCTGCCGTCGTACATGGTGCCGGCCCTGGTGCTGACCCTGACGAGCTTTCCGCGCACGCCCAACGGCAAGCTCGACACCCGCCAGTTGCCCGACCCGGAGCAGCTCGACGAAAGCGCCCACGTGGCGCCGCGCAACGCCATGGAAACCACCCTGCAAGCCATCGTCGCCAAGGTCTTGAAACTCTCGACAGTGAGTGTCACCGACAACTTCTTCGCCATCGGCGGCGACTCGATCCTGAGCCTGCAAGTGGTGGCCCAGGCCCATGAGCAAGGCATCGCGCTGTCGGCCAAGCAAGTCTTCGAACGCCAGACCGTCGCGGCCATGGCCGAGGTCGCGCAACCGCTGCATCCGAGCGCCGCCGAGCCGCAAGCCGACAGCACCGAATTCAGCGCCTCGGGCCTGTCCGATGACGAAATGCAAGCGCTGATGGCCGAACTGGACGAGGCCAACCTGTGA
- a CDS encoding TauD/TfdA family dioxygenase, translating into MSIVPPSPRALGAVRRKAMNVSEQQLVTERLLSPDHALPLVIEPAVSGVDLIAWAARERESLEKKLLQYGALLFRGFNVASVEQFDQVIAALSPGALEYMFRASPRTRVGGNIYTSTDYPADQMIFPHNEHSYSPRFPLRLFFYCQLPSETGGETPIGSTRAVKARISPQIEARFREKGVLYVRNYGDGFGLPWQSVFQSEDRREVEAYCASVGIEVEWKDNNRLRTRQRGPAVVRHPRTGEEVWFNHATFFHISTLPERIRDSLQSNFNDLDLPTNTFYGDGEPIEPQVLESLRAAYLDSLVRFSWQQGDVLFIDNMLAVHGREPFTGKRAIMTGMAEALLSSDVAV; encoded by the coding sequence ATGTCTATCGTGCCCCCATCGCCACGTGCCCTTGGCGCCGTGCGTCGCAAAGCCATGAACGTCTCGGAACAACAGTTGGTCACCGAGCGCCTGCTCAGTCCAGACCACGCGCTGCCCCTGGTGATCGAACCGGCGGTCAGCGGCGTTGACCTGATCGCCTGGGCCGCCCGGGAACGCGAGTCGCTGGAAAAGAAACTGCTGCAGTACGGCGCCCTGCTGTTTCGCGGCTTCAACGTCGCGTCTGTCGAGCAGTTCGACCAGGTGATCGCCGCCCTCTCCCCCGGAGCGCTGGAATACATGTTCCGCGCGTCCCCCCGGACACGGGTCGGCGGCAACATCTACACCTCGACCGACTACCCGGCCGACCAGATGATTTTCCCCCACAACGAGCACTCCTACTCGCCGCGCTTCCCGCTGCGGTTGTTCTTCTACTGCCAACTGCCGTCCGAGACCGGCGGTGAAACACCGATCGGCTCGACCCGCGCCGTAAAGGCCAGGATCAGCCCGCAGATCGAAGCGCGGTTCCGGGAAAAAGGCGTGCTGTACGTTCGCAACTACGGCGACGGTTTCGGCCTGCCGTGGCAGAGCGTGTTCCAGTCCGAAGACCGCCGCGAAGTGGAAGCCTACTGCGCCAGCGTCGGCATCGAAGTGGAATGGAAAGACAACAATCGCCTGCGCACCCGCCAACGCGGGCCGGCCGTGGTGCGCCACCCGCGCACCGGCGAAGAGGTCTGGTTCAACCACGCCACGTTCTTCCACATCAGCACCCTGCCCGAGCGAATCCGCGATTCGCTGCAAAGCAACTTCAACGACCTCGACCTGCCCACCAACACCTTTTACGGCGATGGCGAACCGATCGAGCCGCAGGTCCTGGAATCGCTACGCGCGGCCTACCTCGACTCGCTGGTGCGCTTCAGCTGGCAGCAGGGGGACGTGTTGTTCATCGACAACATGCTCGCTGTGCACGGTCGCGAACCCTTTACCGGCAAGCGCGCCATCATGACCGGCATGGCTGAAGCCCTGCTGTCGAGCGACGTTGCCGTCTGA